The following proteins are encoded in a genomic region of Cryptomeria japonica chromosome 11, Sugi_1.0, whole genome shotgun sequence:
- the LOC131067130 gene encoding CEN-like protein 1: MSRSIKPLKLSGVIGDVLDLFTPTIKMNVLYERNIEVNNGFELLPSTLVSPPQVDVLDGNQRTYFTLIMTDPDAPSPSDPVGREYLHWIVTDIPGTLSNSSGREIVSYENPRPMVGIHRYVLALFEQNGKGTVDPPPSRHHFNTREFADSNELGLPVAAVYFNAQRETAARRR; this comes from the exons ATGTCGAGATCAATAAAACCATTGAAACTATCTGGAGTGATTGGAGATGTTCTGGACTTGTTTACTCCAACGATAAAGATGAATGTGTTGTATGAGAGAAACATAGAGGTCAACAATGGCTTCGAGCTCCTGCCTTCCACTCTCGTTTCCCCACCTCAAGTTGATGTTCTTGATGGCAATCAGCGCACTTATTTCACCTTG ATCATGACTGACCCAGATGCCCCTAGTCCCAGCGACCCTGTTGGACGCGAGTATCTCCACTG GATAGTGACTGACATCCCCGGGACACTCTCCAATTCTTCTG GTCGAGAAATAGTGAGCTATGAGAATCCAAGGCCAATGGTTGGGATCCATCGTTATGTGTTGGCATTGTTTGAGCAAAATGGGAAGGGAACAGTTGATCCTCCTCCATCTCGCCACCATTTCAACACCAGGGAATTTGCAGACAGTAATGAACTGGGATTGCCCGTTGCTGCTGTCTACTTCAATGCCCAAAGAGAGACTGCAGCTCGAAGGCGTTGA